In the Kitasatospora terrestris genome, one interval contains:
- a CDS encoding phosphatase PAP2 family protein encodes MVVAILCDSPLVDLDWTLQQLRPYYRWPDLLPYLDIWVVAGQRGPTAIAASLWLGWRCYRQRSARPLLVMGMALLLLNFTVGGVKIVTGRLGPHYAHYVGSPELFSGGTIFPSGHTANAVVTWGVLAYLATRWRRTGAVLAGLTATSIGLTTVYLGTHWISDVFAGWAAGLLVLLSLPLTEPALAAADARLTAIWRRGGAAPQPAPRLRPVPVRVPAARPVVPVAAAVPVAVVQVAAVVPVAAVPVAAAVPAVVVVPPAPAHAAVPARAVRPVRPDRYSLASAVPAAAGAGTHTVRQPRPAATAHVRTSGSPRQGLPDKPSGAVPGTRVLR; translated from the coding sequence GTGGTCGTCGCCATCCTCTGCGACAGCCCGCTGGTCGACCTCGACTGGACGCTCCAGCAGCTGCGGCCCTACTACCGCTGGCCCGACCTGCTCCCCTACCTGGACATCTGGGTGGTGGCCGGCCAGCGCGGCCCCACCGCGATCGCCGCCAGCCTCTGGCTCGGCTGGCGCTGCTACCGGCAGCGCTCCGCGCGTCCGCTGCTGGTGATGGGGATGGCGCTGCTGCTGCTGAACTTCACGGTCGGCGGCGTCAAGATCGTCACCGGTCGGCTGGGCCCGCACTACGCGCACTACGTCGGCTCCCCCGAGCTGTTCTCCGGCGGCACCATCTTCCCGTCCGGCCACACCGCCAACGCGGTGGTCACCTGGGGCGTCCTCGCCTACCTCGCCACCCGCTGGCGCCGCACCGGCGCGGTGCTCGCCGGGCTCACCGCCACCTCCATCGGGCTGACCACCGTCTACCTCGGCACCCACTGGATCTCCGACGTCTTCGCCGGATGGGCCGCCGGGCTGCTCGTGCTGCTCTCCCTGCCGCTCACCGAGCCCGCGCTGGCGGCCGCCGACGCCAGGCTCACCGCGATCTGGCGCCGCGGCGGCGCCGCGCCGCAGCCCGCGCCGCGACTGCGCCCGGTGCCGGTCCGAGTGCCGGCCGCCCGCCCGGTGGTCCCGGTGGCGGCGGCGGTCCCGGTGGCCGTCGTCCAGGTGGCGGCCGTGGTCCCGGTGGCGGCGGTCCCGGTGGCGGCGGCGGTCCCGGCGGTGGTCGTGGTCCCGCCCGCCCCCGCGCACGCGGCCGTCCCGGCCCGTGCGGTCAGACCGGTCCGGCCCGACCGCTACTCGCTGGCCTCCGCCGTCCCGGCCGCCGCCGGCGCCGGCACCCATACCGTCCGCCAGCCGCGCCCGGCCGCCACCGCCCACGTCCGCACCTCCGGCAGCCCGCGCCAAGGCCTGCCGGACAAGCCCTCGGGCGCTGTTCCCGGCACCCGCGTCCTACGCTGA
- a CDS encoding DUF6343 family protein, whose amino-acid sequence MRPARTPRTWQSGTEPATARSDLKLRFLLSVLFTPFFALATAGFALWAADPPSSGAPGQRTLIAFAIACAALTLFAAVDLWVVVRRRRTEL is encoded by the coding sequence ATGCGACCGGCGCGGACCCCTCGGACCTGGCAGAGCGGCACCGAACCCGCCACCGCCAGGAGCGACCTCAAGCTGCGCTTCCTGCTGTCCGTCCTCTTCACTCCGTTCTTCGCGCTCGCCACTGCGGGCTTCGCCCTGTGGGCCGCCGACCCGCCGTCCTCCGGCGCACCCGGGCAGCGGACGCTGATCGCCTTCGCGATCGCCTGCGCGGCGCTCACCCTGTTCGCCGCCGTCGACCTGTGGGTGGTGGTCCGCCGCCGCCGCACGGAGCTGTGA